A single region of the Bacillus carboniphilus genome encodes:
- a CDS encoding spore germination protein: protein MKMIKFMAKLLSQKIPKKGASSNKQTDQDIDLKDKRIQKNYEANLTVLKQIYNVPTNVDVKFRDIHLKGSNKKACLIFIASITDTKTIEMHVLHPLLTHSFQDTKVDEIISAQNIQSVNTIRDILTDLNKGNAVLLIEGENTGYTVECSNVQSRSVDKAEDEVILKGPKEAFNEKAVTNISLIRKKIKNESLMVESAIVSKRSNNEVFLLYVKDLANEQLVSRVKKRLKHIDSDAIQNLGLLEQNIEDRKKSLFPTLLYTERPDRAASFLEDGYIVLLMDNSPASLIMPATFWSFFHNPEEHYLRFPYGNFTRLLRILAVFITLFTSATYVAITNFHSEMVPADLLLAIASTREKVPFPVLIEILIMELAFELIREAGLRVPSPIGPTIGIVGALILGQAAVEANIISPIIIIVVALGGLSSFAVSDISLNYTVRIARFLFIIGAGLLGIFGMTAVFVLGLIYMTSLESFGVPYLAPMTPRYTSSDDTIFRRLLQNERYRPGYVQPDDIKKR from the coding sequence ATGAAGATGATTAAATTTATGGCAAAGTTACTTTCACAAAAAATCCCCAAAAAGGGTGCCAGTTCAAATAAACAAACAGATCAAGATATAGATTTAAAAGACAAACGAATTCAAAAGAACTATGAAGCAAATCTTACAGTGTTAAAGCAAATCTATAATGTTCCGACAAATGTAGATGTTAAGTTTCGGGACATTCACTTAAAAGGAAGCAACAAGAAAGCTTGCCTTATTTTTATTGCCAGCATAACGGATACGAAAACCATTGAAATGCATGTTTTACATCCATTACTTACTCATTCATTTCAGGATACTAAAGTAGATGAAATTATATCGGCACAGAATATTCAATCCGTAAATACGATACGGGATATTTTAACAGACCTAAACAAAGGGAATGCTGTCCTTTTAATAGAAGGGGAAAACACTGGTTATACCGTTGAATGTTCTAATGTACAATCTCGGAGCGTTGATAAAGCGGAAGATGAAGTAATCTTAAAAGGCCCAAAAGAAGCCTTTAATGAAAAAGCAGTAACGAATATTTCCCTGATCCGGAAGAAAATCAAAAACGAGAGTCTGATGGTTGAATCTGCAATTGTTTCGAAACGATCAAATAATGAGGTTTTTCTCCTGTACGTAAAAGATCTGGCTAATGAACAATTGGTTAGTCGAGTAAAAAAAAGGTTGAAACATATCGATTCAGACGCTATTCAAAATCTTGGACTATTGGAACAGAACATTGAGGATCGAAAAAAGTCGTTATTTCCTACATTACTATATACGGAGAGACCTGATCGAGCTGCATCATTTTTAGAAGATGGATATATTGTTTTACTTATGGATAACTCTCCCGCTTCACTAATAATGCCAGCAACGTTTTGGTCCTTTTTTCACAACCCTGAAGAACATTATTTGCGTTTTCCATATGGAAACTTCACGAGATTATTAAGGATATTAGCCGTTTTCATTACCTTATTCACTTCGGCCACATACGTAGCCATTACTAATTTTCATTCAGAGATGGTTCCGGCCGACTTATTGTTAGCTATTGCCTCAACGAGAGAAAAAGTCCCTTTTCCGGTTCTGATTGAAATCCTCATAATGGAATTAGCTTTTGAACTAATAAGAGAGGCTGGATTACGTGTTCCAAGTCCCATAGGACCTACGATTGGAATAGTGGGTGCCCTCATTTTAGGTCAAGCAGCCGTTGAAGCGAATATTATCAGTCCCATCATTATTATCGTTGTAGCTTTAGGAGGGTTATCTTCTTTTGCTGTGAGTGATATTAGTTTAAATTATACAGTTCGGATTGCACGTTTCTTATTTATCATAGGGGCTGGTCTCTTAGGGATATTTGGAATGACTGCTGTATTTGTATTGGGTCTTATATATATGACATCGTTGGAATCATTTGGTGTCCCTTACCTCGCACCGATGACACCTAGATATACATCCTCAGACGATACAATCTTTAGAAGACTTTTACAAAATGAGCGTTACCGCCCTGGCTATGTACAACCAGATGATATTAAAAAGAGATAG
- a CDS encoding PCYCGC motif-containing (lipo)protein, translated as MKSSKRLFLILLVGMLWLSGCASKSINQMDTEQNEQENHESIPDTQEKTAAINELPSFLEGQTERTINIYAGVAKFPDLVQLVPCYCGCMETLGHQSNLNCFIQRINQDGTVVWTDHATRCETCLDIAATTIYEMNNGKTIKDVREIINQKYNQ; from the coding sequence ATGAAGTCGTCAAAAAGATTATTTTTAATACTCTTAGTCGGAATGCTCTGGTTATCTGGTTGTGCAAGTAAGTCAATCAATCAAATGGACACAGAACAAAATGAACAAGAAAACCATGAATCCATACCTGATACTCAGGAGAAGACCGCCGCGATAAATGAACTGCCAAGCTTTTTGGAAGGTCAAACTGAAAGAACAATAAACATTTATGCAGGGGTGGCAAAATTTCCTGACTTAGTTCAATTAGTCCCATGTTATTGTGGTTGTATGGAAACCCTCGGTCATCAAAGTAATCTAAATTGCTTTATTCAGAGGATCAACCAGGATGGGACAGTTGTATGGACTGATCATGCAACCCGTTGTGAAACCTGCTTAGATATAGCAGCAACCACCATTTATGAAATGAACAACGGAAAAACTATTAAAGATGTAAGAGAAATAATTAATCAAAAATATAATCAATAA
- a CDS encoding Ger(x)C family spore germination protein has protein sequence MKNKRRTTKLVVILFYSIFLVGCFDKTEVEQKSYVIGIGLDHAEEEGKIKVTYVIVNPEVGYERSGGSSNEPPQEIVSFVANDFIMSRNMANVLIAREISYDLLKVFLVSEEFARDKDFIRWMYSATKDREIRRDTSLIVTKDSAFDYIQSHKPTVETRLHKYFEFILNRGTETGLIPDGDINKYFKITEADADLFLAAYTAIQDDQKDSSEKEKDDEYVAGDIAFEGESGNTHFIGSAVFKEGQMIGTLTGEETRLSHFVNETTPEIEALTTFPAPEDEKYRITAQIKKEKPLEVDMDLKSGKPKMDVKIPFNIEILSDPSMTNYADDQDKREKLRAFMKERIEKKYQELIRKTQEEFGTEPFGWSLQARKKFLTIPEWENFDWMKSYPDMQINIEADIRFGPFGRQGRLPSLSETRD, from the coding sequence ATGAAAAACAAAAGGAGAACCACTAAACTTGTTGTTATTCTCTTCTATTCAATTTTTTTAGTTGGATGCTTCGACAAGACAGAAGTGGAGCAAAAATCGTATGTCATAGGGATTGGATTGGATCATGCTGAAGAGGAAGGAAAAATTAAAGTTACCTATGTTATTGTTAATCCTGAAGTGGGCTATGAACGGTCGGGTGGGAGTAGCAATGAACCTCCTCAAGAAATCGTGAGCTTTGTTGCGAATGATTTTATCATGTCACGGAATATGGCAAACGTACTAATAGCAAGAGAGATCTCCTATGATTTACTCAAGGTATTTCTGGTGTCTGAAGAGTTTGCGAGAGATAAAGATTTCATTCGATGGATGTATTCAGCAACTAAGGATCGTGAAATACGAAGGGACACAAGCTTGATTGTTACAAAAGATTCCGCGTTTGATTACATTCAGTCACACAAGCCAACTGTCGAAACTCGTTTGCACAAATACTTTGAATTTATTCTAAATAGGGGGACCGAAACAGGATTGATTCCAGATGGAGACATTAATAAATATTTTAAAATCACCGAGGCCGATGCGGACCTTTTCTTAGCTGCCTATACTGCGATTCAAGATGACCAAAAAGATTCGAGTGAGAAAGAGAAGGATGACGAATATGTGGCAGGAGATATCGCCTTTGAAGGTGAATCAGGGAATACACATTTTATTGGCTCAGCCGTTTTTAAAGAAGGACAAATGATTGGGACTCTTACAGGTGAGGAAACGAGACTTTCTCATTTTGTAAATGAAACGACTCCAGAAATAGAGGCACTTACAACCTTTCCGGCCCCTGAAGATGAGAAATATAGAATAACTGCTCAAATAAAAAAAGAGAAACCCCTAGAGGTAGATATGGATTTAAAAAGTGGAAAACCAAAAATGGACGTAAAGATTCCTTTTAATATTGAAATATTGTCGGATCCAAGTATGACGAATTATGCAGATGACCAAGATAAAAGAGAAAAGCTAAGGGCGTTCATGAAGGAAAGAATCGAAAAAAAATACCAGGAACTGATAAGAAAAACACAAGAGGAATTCGGAACAGAGCCATTCGGTTGGTCCTTACAAGCTAGAAAGAAATTCCTTACTATTCCTGAATGGGAAAATTTTGATTGGATGAAGAGCTATCCAGATATGCAAATAAACATAGAAGCAGATATTCGCTTTGGCCCATTTGGAAGACAAGGCAGACTACCAAGTTTAAGTGAAACGAGAGATTAA
- a CDS encoding endospore germination permease gives MMKAEGKLGVRELIGILVLSVGTRATDDTPVLYTIGADNAGWIVPLMSGVLSIISFLFLLKVFSAHKHKDLIDVLTHLFGKWVGIMVAVLLLCILIGGFTAETAIYTNIISTMYFPKTPLLILYALIMIVSVYGARTGLQQIGSVSWMVLAYVKITMGLALIITLWQGVHFYMFPLLGPGVMEIAKESITKTSTYIDFLVIGLLLPHIRNFKDFKRGTLIALLFVTLEITLATLAFILLFDYITVSNLNYPFHESIRYIRIGFLTNIETFFFPFWLIASFIKFSFYLYIVTYLYGRLFRIQSIKKILPIMAVVILFLGMFPETPTFTIFSVKENLMTIVSPFFLLLPFLMWTIAKLKGDFRNEKQKENH, from the coding sequence ATGATGAAAGCGGAGGGTAAACTAGGAGTCAGAGAACTAATTGGAATTCTCGTATTATCTGTTGGGACTAGGGCTACTGATGATACCCCCGTACTCTATACGATTGGAGCAGATAATGCTGGTTGGATAGTTCCTTTAATGAGTGGTGTACTCTCCATCATTTCCTTTTTGTTTTTACTAAAGGTGTTCTCTGCTCATAAACATAAAGATTTAATAGATGTGTTAACCCACTTATTTGGAAAATGGGTGGGTATAATGGTCGCCGTATTGCTATTGTGTATCTTGATAGGTGGCTTTACCGCTGAAACAGCGATATATACCAACATCATTAGTACGATGTATTTTCCAAAGACGCCACTCCTTATTTTATATGCGTTAATCATGATTGTCAGTGTATACGGTGCCAGAACTGGCTTACAGCAAATAGGATCGGTTTCTTGGATGGTTCTGGCTTATGTCAAAATTACCATGGGTTTAGCATTGATTATCACTCTTTGGCAAGGTGTTCACTTTTATATGTTTCCACTTCTAGGTCCCGGTGTGATGGAAATTGCGAAGGAGTCCATTACAAAAACTTCGACCTATATCGATTTTCTTGTTATCGGTTTGTTGTTGCCCCATATCCGAAACTTCAAGGATTTTAAAAGAGGGACTTTAATTGCCTTGTTATTTGTAACTTTGGAAATTACTCTTGCCACACTAGCGTTCATTTTATTGTTTGACTATATTACCGTTTCAAACTTAAATTATCCGTTTCACGAAAGTATTAGGTACATTCGAATTGGTTTTCTCACTAATATTGAAACGTTCTTTTTCCCATTTTGGTTGATTGCATCATTTATAAAGTTTTCTTTTTACTTGTATATTGTTACATATCTATATGGAAGATTGTTCCGTATTCAATCTATCAAAAAGATACTTCCTATAATGGCTGTCGTCATTTTATTCTTGGGCATGTTCCCAGAGACACCCACGTTTACTATATTTAGTGTAAAAGAGAATTTAATGACAATTGTAAGTCCATTTTTTCTGCTCCTTCCTTTTTTAATGTGGACCATAGCCAAACTAAAAGGAGATTTTAGAAATGAAAAACAAAAGGAGAACCACTAA
- a CDS encoding DUF3231 family protein produces MVNHKTNLTSAEIAMLWNTYIGDTMGICILKHFLKTYHDPDIEPVLQFALRSAEDHVVKIKDLFTMEGIPVPRGFGKQDVNLAAPKLFSDVTYLRYIHHLGRTGLNAYSLAISVSARKDIRQLFREFLEHTEVLFDQNSNLMLQKGVYIRSPYITYPQQVEYVQDHSFLGGLIGHRRALLAIEIAHLGVNIEVTNVGKTLLLGFSQVAKSKTLSDYFKKGYDIGKKITEDLIIKLKEDDNSYPSTWDSTISDSVIPPFSDKLMLFHTNTLTAIGIGDIGLAISSSLRKDISVMYSNFILDLAPFANKGAKLMIDNGWFEKPPQSLDREALRNHNTKD; encoded by the coding sequence ATGGTCAACCACAAAACGAATCTAACTTCAGCTGAAATTGCCATGTTGTGGAATACCTATATCGGAGATACCATGGGTATTTGTATTCTAAAACACTTTTTGAAAACTTATCATGACCCAGATATTGAACCTGTTCTCCAATTCGCTTTACGATCAGCGGAAGATCATGTTGTCAAAATAAAGGATTTATTTACTATGGAAGGGATTCCGGTACCAAGAGGCTTTGGAAAACAAGATGTTAATCTTGCAGCACCGAAGCTGTTTTCGGATGTTACATATTTACGTTATATTCATCATTTAGGTAGAACGGGTTTAAATGCTTATAGCTTAGCCATTTCAGTGTCGGCAAGAAAAGATATTCGCCAATTATTCAGAGAGTTCTTAGAACATACAGAAGTATTATTTGACCAAAATTCTAATCTAATGCTTCAAAAAGGGGTCTACATCCGTTCGCCTTACATAACTTATCCACAGCAAGTAGAGTATGTACAGGACCATTCTTTTCTTGGTGGGTTAATCGGACATAGGCGTGCATTACTAGCGATTGAAATAGCACATCTTGGTGTGAATATCGAAGTCACCAATGTTGGGAAAACTCTCCTCTTGGGTTTTAGTCAGGTAGCCAAATCGAAAACGCTTAGTGACTATTTCAAAAAGGGATACGACATTGGGAAGAAAATTACGGAGGACTTAATTATAAAATTAAAAGAAGATGATAACTCCTATCCTTCAACATGGGATTCGACCATTTCAGATAGTGTGATACCACCCTTTTCAGACAAGTTAATGTTGTTCCATACTAATACACTTACAGCCATTGGAATTGGAGATATAGGACTTGCTATTAGTTCGAGTTTAAGAAAAGACATCTCTGTTATGTATTCCAACTTTATCCTTGATTTAGCTCCATTTGCAAATAAAGGAGCTAAACTAATGATTGATAACGGTTGGTTTGAAAAGCCACCTCAATCTTTAGACCGAGAAGCATTAAGGAATCATAATACAAAGGACTAG
- a CDS encoding ABC transporter permease subunit yields MIWQIIKNLLIFLLIVLGFILILLLPKEREMIYIGPGTFEAHYPFTWDLYKANINEFIDYFQTENGFGKSRTGSPMGEEVERLFKRSLNIVIPAYLLSMIFGTIVGVLQFYFRKSKRGKVHAFFSWIFSSIPDFFLYIAIQYALIKLMRAGFPQFDLYGHENWYSFIMPLIVITIFPYLHMVKFTSASLANEMGQEYLRTAYAKGVGHVKALKHMLWNCWSTIINQSQLVMIYILSSLPIIEKLSSYNGAGYQLLESILKQDAVRALAFIIPFLGLMFIVIVVSQMIKYRLIPKEVREEG; encoded by the coding sequence ATGATTTGGCAGATTATAAAAAACCTCTTGATCTTTTTACTCATTGTTTTGGGGTTTATATTGATACTTTTACTACCAAAAGAAAGAGAAATGATATATATCGGACCTGGAACATTCGAGGCCCATTACCCCTTCACTTGGGACCTTTATAAAGCCAATATCAATGAGTTTATCGACTATTTTCAAACGGAGAATGGTTTTGGAAAATCCAGGACAGGCTCACCAATGGGCGAAGAAGTAGAACGGTTATTTAAAAGGAGCTTAAATATCGTTATTCCCGCTTACCTGCTGAGTATGATATTTGGCACCATAGTGGGTGTCTTACAATTCTATTTTAGAAAGAGCAAAAGGGGGAAGGTCCATGCCTTTTTTTCATGGATCTTTTCATCTATTCCAGATTTCTTTCTATATATCGCTATTCAATATGCCCTTATTAAGTTAATGAGAGCAGGATTTCCACAATTTGATTTATATGGACATGAAAATTGGTATAGCTTTATTATGCCGCTTATCGTTATCACTATTTTCCCATACCTACATATGGTCAAATTCACTTCAGCATCTTTGGCCAACGAGATGGGGCAAGAATACTTAAGAACGGCATATGCGAAAGGGGTCGGTCATGTAAAGGCACTTAAGCATATGCTTTGGAATTGTTGGTCTACCATTATCAATCAATCCCAGCTCGTGATGATTTATATATTGTCTAGCCTGCCGATTATTGAAAAACTGTCTAGTTATAATGGAGCAGGTTATCAATTATTAGAAAGTATTCTTAAACAAGATGCAGTAAGAGCATTAGCTTTTATTATTCCATTTCTTGGGCTCATGTTTATTGTGATTGTGGTTTCTCAAATGATAAAGTATCGACTTATACCGAAAGAGGTGAGGGAGGAAGGATGA
- a CDS encoding peptide ABC transporter permease codes for MKTFHLIKTNLLFFTGLLMLLILLLLTFVGPFLPFVDSELEEVQYIWTKDKIPLGPPFEPSEEFPLGSDRQGRDILSIVVMGAKETLFLVVMITIIRYVVALPLSFLAHRNVLGARFVLNWLNGLLSYVPTIIIVVLLAMLPPIMLIETRPLFLLLIIALVEVGRAADMIKLEFDELSSKEFMQSGISGGAKSFTLFKSYYLPFLYGKILIYMITDLGRVMFLLGQLGFIGIFISQVLVQVEIGYFEIVNESTTWPALLVDSFRDIRAAVWIPFYPALAMTYTILTFNILAQGLQNLFNRKNSYI; via the coding sequence ATGAAGACTTTCCATTTGATTAAAACGAACCTTTTATTCTTCACTGGTTTACTAATGCTTCTAATCCTCCTATTGCTAACCTTTGTGGGTCCATTTCTACCATTTGTGGATTCAGAATTAGAGGAAGTTCAGTATATATGGACAAAAGATAAGATCCCACTTGGACCGCCTTTTGAGCCTTCCGAAGAGTTTCCTTTGGGTTCGGATCGGCAAGGAAGAGATATTTTAAGTATCGTCGTAATGGGAGCCAAGGAAACCTTATTTCTAGTTGTCATGATTACGATCATTCGATATGTTGTGGCTCTGCCACTTTCATTTCTTGCACACAGAAATGTATTGGGAGCTCGCTTTGTCTTGAATTGGTTAAACGGCTTACTTTCCTATGTCCCAACTATTATTATCGTTGTATTATTGGCTATGCTACCACCCATCATGTTAATCGAAACTCGACCGCTGTTTCTATTACTAATCATTGCACTAGTAGAAGTAGGCAGAGCAGCTGATATGATTAAGTTAGAGTTTGATGAATTGTCATCAAAAGAATTTATGCAGAGTGGCATTTCTGGTGGAGCAAAATCTTTTACACTATTTAAATCCTATTATTTGCCTTTCTTATATGGGAAAATCTTAATCTATATGATTACGGACCTTGGTAGAGTAATGTTCCTATTAGGTCAATTAGGTTTTATCGGTATTTTTATTTCGCAAGTACTGGTTCAAGTTGAAATAGGATATTTCGAAATTGTTAACGAATCTACTACATGGCCAGCACTTTTAGTTGATTCGTTCAGAGACATTCGAGCTGCAGTATGGATTCCATTTTACCCTGCTCTGGCAATGACCTACACAATCCTTACTTTCAATATTTTAGCTCAAGGACTTCAAAATCTATTTAATAGAAAAAATAGCTATATTTAG